In Mus pahari chromosome 23, PAHARI_EIJ_v1.1, whole genome shotgun sequence, the DNA window aggcatgggggtacatacatgcctgtaatctcagcaggcagggggtggagggtggtTTCTACAAGCCAAGTAGCAGAAGGAGCGCTGTCAGTCACGGGTTAGACCGAGATCTGGCAGAGCTAGTGTCAGGAGCCAAACCCAGCCAACACCTTGATGTTGGATAGATGTCCTCCAAAAATTaacaatactcttttttttttttttggtttttttcaagacagggtttctctgtacacccctggctgtcctggaactcactttgtagaccaggctggcctcgaactcagaaatccgcctgcctctgcctcccgagtgctgggattaaaggcatgtgccaccactgcctggtaatttctattcttttaagTCACTCGGTTTGTGATTCTTTGTTAAGGCAGCCCTTAGGAGACTAACTCATACCCATCGCATTCCCCGTTACCCCAGGACCTTTGCTCTcactcccctccctgctcccccaactcccccctccccccccaacagCTCAGAGATTTTCACAGCTTGCTCTGTCTAGTTAGTCCTGGCTCAAGTCAATGTCACTTCCTCCTGGAGGCCATCCCCACCCTAGCCACCCTCTCTGTTCCCATAGTCACACCTGGCTGGTTTCACAACACCCGTTGCTTTTCATCCatgtctttccttcattcctccctgcctccctgccttgaATCTGGGTTCAGTGTGATGAAGACCATTTAGCCGCTTAACTCCTGGCCGTATTGCCACCACCCAGAACGGTGTCTGGCGCACAGTTGCTGTTCAACACacgaaaaccaaacaaatgaatgtCAACTGTTGACTCCGATCGATCGAGGACCAGGAGTTTCACCGCCAGGTTCCCCGTGACTCATCCGAGCTGGGGAAATCCCTGCTTGGCTCCGAGCTTCTCTGTCTGCCGCCTTCCAGAAGAAGGCAAACCTTGCTTTTAAATCCCCTCTTGTAGGAGCCGGAGATAATAGAGAACAGAGAACTGCGAACACTTGAACTAAGAGACgctccatctgtctgtccctggTTTCTTGCCATCCACCGAGGGCTGAGAAACCAGAGTATCTGAATTCTTAATCAGCATCCAgcttgggaggggaaaaaaaaaaggctcatcTTGCCAAAGGATCTAGGAGggacagaaactggaaatgaaagTACAGCAGAAACTTCTTGTTTCTCAACTGGCACAGACGCAGCCTGGTACATCTCCTTTCTGGCTCTAAACTGGGAACTGAAACCATTCCATAGGAagctcctcttccttctcctaggggtagaaaaaaaaaaaagcccactctggtctggttcttttttttaatatccagCTATTAATAGCAATGCTCACCAAACTGTAAAGAGAAAAGCTCCGCTGTAAACTTTTCTGTACAGCCGTTCAAACCTAACTACCTTACATATTCCCCACCGGTGCCATTCCCCTTGGCTGTCTCACGATAGGGCTCTTCTGCAGCCTTATGCGGTTGTTTTACGGTACACCAGATTTTCCTGCTAGGATACAGTCCATAACCCAGGTCTTAAGTAAGAAGACTGTTTCCGTGAACCCTAACCCAGACAAAATGCTGCAGCAGCCCGTGTCTCCTGTCAAAATTTATTGAAATGGTAGATGTTAAGGTACAGAAACCCAAGCAAAGaatccacccccagcccccaccccccttaACCATGGACACGGTTGAATACCTTTTAATAAGAAACgcaggcagaggagggaagcCACTGTTTCCCTAAAACCTTTTAACAGCTCGGTTGAATTTGTTCCTGATTCTCCCCAGCACTGTGAGTTCGTCCCTCCTGGGACTATCCCCCTCTTTGGAGACTCGAAGAACAATCAAATCTTTtgcatcccctcccctcttccattcCTGCTAAAGGCTGGCTGAAAGGTAAACTGGTCCCACTGAACATAAGTGACCAACTGGCTTATCAACGACACCTGGGTAGAGATCACCTCCGGTTTTGTGGCTCTCCTTGTCCCCACTGGGGACCACAGGCAGGCTAGGTAGGACCCTAGCGACGAAGGACCATCCGTGGCTTTGAGCAGAACTGAGGTGCGTCTGGGTGCATCTAGGGCTCAAACTCGGCAGGGCTCTGTCTTCCTCAGTCCTGTAAGATTGGGAGGCTGAGAAGTTTCCACTGTCTGGAaactctgctttctgttcctctgAGATTTCCTATGGCTGCACCTCGCAACCAAAACCCACTCACTGCACCACGCCGTTTCTCTAAATCCGATTCTCCGAATCTAGAAGTTCCAAGAAAGCATAAGCCAAGTCTGAGGATGTTACCCTGTTCAACGAATGGCCAAATCGCCTCTCCAGAGAGCATAGGCCTGAGTGGCAATCTCCCTTCTCGTCATAGTGATTTAACGAGATGTGGAAGCCAGATAAGGGGGGCTGCCTGGCTCACTAGGGTCAGCCATTAGCGCCCCTGGAATACTTCTGTTTGTGCTGGGGTCCCCCGTGAGCTCCACGCTAGTGCTTCGGTTATTATCCGGTTCACCCAATGTTCTCTTTCGAAGGCAGCGGTTAATACACGTGGAGAAGAAGTTGGGGaaagatgggctggagaaataATAGACCACGGGGTCCAGCATGCTGTTCATGTAGGTAAAACTAAGGGTGGTGAAGAAAGCCAGGTCCACCGAGGAGTAGATGTCACAGCTGCGCACATTATATTTgtagagaagccagaagatgcGGATGCGCACAGCCACACTGGGCAGGAAGCAAATGATGAATACAATAGCCACCACCATGATGAAGTTGATGGCCCTTTTGATCTTGgcatgtctgtccatctgtctctgccgcAGGCTCCAGATGATCCTCCCTGAGCAGTATAGGATGATGGCCAGGGGCAAGAAGAATTCCAAGAGGAACATGGCATCATGCCACCTGAAGTTGTAACAGATGCTGAAGCTGCTACACAGATTTGCATTGCCATTTTTGGTCATCATGTTAGTATAGAGGAGGTGGACTGTCAGGCCAATGGTTATACCCCACAAGAAGCAAGAGATGATGGCCGCCGTCCGGTTGGAAATCTTGTTCAGGAAGTGGTGCGGATGGACCACCCGGAAGTAGCGGTCCACAGCCACCACGGTGAGGAATATGATGCTGCCCTGTCGGTTCATGGCCAACATGAAGAGCATCACACGGCAGGCGATGCTTCCGAACCTCCAGTCCCAGTTTTGGACATAGTTGTCCGtcaggaaaggcaggcagatgaTCAGGAGAAAGTCAGCCACGGCCAAGTTGAACAAGAAAATCCGGCTGGATTTCCAGGATTTGAGGTGGAAACAGAAAATCCACAAGGCAAGGCCATTGCCCAGGAGTCcgaacacaaattccagccccAACACCGGCGGCAAGACCTTGGCGATGTTTCCATCTCGGAACACACAGCAGTTCTTGCCGTTTATCACTAGAAAATGGTCCGGCTTGCTCATGAGTGGATCTGGCCGGTCCAGCCCTGGAGTGCCTCACCTAGCAAAGGCTCAAGgcgagtgtgtgtgtctgtgtggtgaaCGTGTGGTTCAGCCCTCGGCTTTATGTCATGTCAGGGTGTTGAAAGAGATGACTGAATGGTTACCAGGAAACTacgaaatcatttaaaaaaaaaaaaaaaaggctagcaAGGCTCTTATGCAACTTACTGTTTGCATaaacaagtaataaaaaaaaaaaaaagtcccctggGCAGACGGGAACCCACAAATTTTTCTCAACGTAAAGGATAAGTTTAGGCAAGCCGACCGTCAGAGGTGGACGAGTCAGATCTGAGGGCATTCCTGCTGAAGGCTACAGGCATGCACGCTGGCTAGGTGATTGGCCTCAGAGAATCCATTCACTGCTGTTTGCTTGGCTGACagtaattaataaattaacaagGGCAGTAATCATGCACCATGCTAAAggaaaagccaggagtggtgagAGTTTGTGTGAAACTG includes these proteins:
- the LOC110313078 gene encoding hydroxycarboxylic acid receptor 2; its protein translation is MSKPDHFLVINGKNCCVFRDGNIAKVLPPVLGLEFVFGLLGNGLALWIFCFHLKSWKSSRIFLFNLAVADFLLIICLPFLTDNYVQNWDWRFGSIACRVMLFMLAMNRQGSIIFLTVVAVDRYFRVVHPHHFLNKISNRTAAIISCFLWGITIGLTVHLLYTNMMTKNGNANLCSSFSICYNFRWHDAMFLLEFFLPLAIILYCSGRIIWSLRQRQMDRHAKIKRAINFIMVVAIVFIICFLPSVAVRIRIFWLLYKYNVRSCDIYSSVDLAFFTTLSFTYMNSMLDPVVYYFSSPSFPNFFSTCINRCLRKRTLGEPDNNRSTSVELTGDPSTNRSIPGALMADPSEPGSPPYLASTSR